From the Candidatus Hydrogenedens sp. genome, the window TAATATAAGAATATACTTAATGGTAAGTATAAATTAAAACCTAACTTTATAAAAAATGAAAGGGTTTAACATGTCAGAAGAATTAAAAGCAAAATTTGAACAGGCTTCTAAAGATGTAACTCAATTGTCAGAAGCACCTGATGCTCAAACCAAATTAAGATTGTATGCTTTATATAAGCAGGCTTCCGAAGGGAATTGCAAAGGTTCCCGTCCTGGTATGATGGATTTTATAGGCAGGGCGAAATACGATGCATGGAAAGCATTGGAAGGGACATCGCAGGAACAAGC encodes:
- a CDS encoding acyl-CoA-binding protein encodes the protein MSEELKAKFEQASKDVTQLSEAPDAQTKLRLYALYKQASEGNCKGSRPGMMDFIGRAKYDAWKALEGTSQEQAMQMYIDLVEELKAKDKK